A single Bos mutus isolate GX-2022 chromosome 25, NWIPB_WYAK_1.1, whole genome shotgun sequence DNA region contains:
- the SOCS1 gene encoding suppressor of cytokine signaling 1: MVAHNQVAADNAISTAAEPRRRPESSSSSSSSSSTSSPSSAAPARLRPCPAAAAPAPAPAPGDTHFRTFRSHAEYRRITRASALLDACGFYWGPLSVHGAHERLRAEPVGTFLVRDSRQRNCFFALSVKMASGPTSIRVHFQAGRFHLDGSRESFDCLFELLEHYVAAPRRMLGAPLRQRRVRPLQELCRQRIVATVGRENLARIPLNPVLRDYLSSFPFQI; this comes from the coding sequence ATGGTAGCACACAACCAGGTGGCAGCCGACAATGCAATCTCCACAGCAGCAGAGCCCAGACGGCGGCCAgagtcttcttcctcctcctcctcctcctcttccacctCCTCGCCCTCGTCCGCGGCCCCGGCGCGCCTGCGGCCCTGCCCGGCGGCCGCAGCCCCGGCTCCAGCCCCGGCCCCGGGCGATACGCACTTCCGCACGTTCCGCTCGCACGCCGAGTACCGGCGCATCACCCGAGCCAGCGCGCTCCTCGACGCCTGCGGCTTCTACTGGGGGCCCCTGAGCGTGCACGGAGCGCACGAGCGGCTGCGCGCCGAGCCCGTGGGCACCTTCCTGGTGCGCGACAGCCGACAGAGGAACTGCTTCTTCGCCCTCAGCGTGAAGATGGCCTCGGGCCCCACGAGCATCCGCGTGCACTTCCAGGCCGGCCGCTTCCACCTGGACGGCAGCCGCGAGAGCTTCGACTGCCTCTTCGAGCTGCTGGAGCACTACGTGGCGGCGCCGCGCCGCATGCTGGGGGCCCCGCTGCGCCAGCGCCGCGTGCGGCCGCTGCAGGAGCTGTGCCGCCAGCGCATCGTGGCCACCGTGGGCCGCGAGAACCTGGCGCGCATCCCCCTCAACCCCGTCCTTCGCGACTACCTGAGCTCCTTCCCCTTCCAGATCTGA